The Halogranum gelatinilyticum genome contains a region encoding:
- a CDS encoding NAD(P)-dependent glycerol-1-phosphate dehydrogenase: protein MFDKSTWIKLPRNVLVGHGVLDQLGEAVDELYLSGRPLVVTSPTPNELAGDRVTEQFAADDPATVVVETASFESIERVIDTAEREDAGYLIALGGGKPIDIAKMASDHLNLGFVAVPTAASHDGIVSGRSSIPEGDTRHSVAADPPLAVVADTEILAKAPWELTTAGCADIISNYTAVKDWRLAHRLKNVEYSEYAGALSELTAEMLVDSADSIKKGHEESAWIVTKALVSSGVAMSIAGSSRPASGAEHLFSHQLDRIAPGKAIHGHQVGVGSIITEFLHSGEKGQWSDIRAALASIDAPTTASELGVSDQEVIEALTTAHTIRDRYTILGDGITEEAAIEVATATGVI from the coding sequence ATGTTCGATAAATCGACGTGGATCAAACTGCCACGGAACGTCCTCGTGGGCCACGGCGTCCTCGACCAGTTGGGCGAGGCGGTCGACGAGCTGTATCTCTCCGGCCGACCGCTCGTCGTCACCAGTCCGACGCCGAACGAGCTGGCCGGCGACCGCGTGACGGAGCAGTTCGCCGCCGACGACCCGGCGACCGTGGTCGTCGAGACGGCGAGTTTCGAGTCCATCGAGCGCGTCATCGACACCGCCGAACGCGAGGACGCGGGTTACCTCATCGCACTCGGCGGCGGCAAGCCCATCGACATCGCGAAGATGGCGTCGGATCACCTGAACCTCGGCTTCGTCGCCGTCCCGACCGCCGCGAGCCACGACGGCATCGTCTCCGGCCGGTCGTCGATTCCCGAGGGCGACACCCGCCATTCGGTCGCCGCCGACCCGCCGCTGGCCGTCGTCGCCGACACGGAGATTCTCGCGAAGGCACCGTGGGAGCTGACGACCGCCGGCTGTGCGGACATCATCTCCAATTATACCGCTGTCAAGGACTGGCGGCTCGCCCACCGGCTGAAGAACGTCGAATACTCGGAGTACGCGGGCGCGCTCTCGGAGCTGACGGCGGAGATGCTCGTCGACAGTGCCGACTCCATCAAGAAGGGCCACGAGGAGTCGGCGTGGATCGTCACGAAGGCACTCGTCTCCTCGGGCGTCGCCATGTCCATCGCCGGGTCGTCGCGGCCGGCCAGCGGAGCCGAACATCTCTTCTCGCACCAGCTGGACCGTATCGCGCCCGGCAAGGCCATCCACGGCCACCAGGTCGGCGTCGGTTCCATCATTACCGAGTTCCTCCACTCGGGCGAGAAGGGCCAGTGGTCGGACATCCGCGCCGCGTTGGCCAGCATCGACGCACCGACGACGGCGAGCGAGTTGGGTGTGAGCGATCAAGAAGTCATCGAGGCACTGACGACGGCGCACACCATCCGCGACCGCTACACCATCCTCGGCGACGGCATTACCGAAGAAGCTGCCATCGAGGTGGCGACGGCGACGGGCGTTATCTGA
- a CDS encoding LysE family translocator — translation MAGLLGSALAGVVFGLALAAPPGPMNAVIAEESVVRGWNAGVKAGFGAFTADATFFVLAFLGVVAFVEQFPTIQALMVGAGGLLMLYFAYGAAQEVEGTFRADEELAELEEESTGFRKAFVLALTNPYQILFWLTIGVGLLEPGRVDVLAKTPYVGADLAGLLVVETGSPALIVGFFGGIALWATGFPAALVTAERRVESFAPVVAGLSALVLGGFGVVFLWDAATSLV, via the coding sequence ATGGCTGGACTCCTCGGCTCCGCGCTCGCCGGCGTCGTCTTCGGACTCGCACTCGCCGCCCCGCCGGGTCCGATGAACGCCGTCATCGCCGAGGAGTCCGTGGTCCGCGGCTGGAACGCCGGCGTCAAGGCTGGCTTCGGGGCGTTCACCGCCGACGCGACGTTCTTCGTCCTCGCGTTCTTGGGCGTCGTCGCCTTCGTCGAACAGTTTCCGACGATACAGGCACTGATGGTCGGTGCGGGCGGTCTCCTGATGCTCTACTTCGCCTACGGTGCGGCCCAGGAGGTCGAGGGGACCTTCCGCGCCGACGAGGAGTTAGCGGAGTTAGAGGAGGAGAGCACGGGTTTCCGCAAGGCGTTCGTGCTCGCGTTGACGAACCCCTACCAGATCCTCTTCTGGCTCACCATCGGCGTCGGCCTGCTCGAACCGGGTCGCGTCGACGTGCTCGCCAAGACGCCCTACGTCGGTGCCGACCTCGCGGGACTGCTCGTCGTCGAGACGGGCAGCCCGGCACTCATCGTCGGCTTTTTTGGGGGTATTGCGCTCTGGGCGACCGGCTTCCCGGCGGCACTCGTGACCGCCGAGCGGCGGGTAGAGTCCTTTGCACCGGTCGTCGCCGGACTGAGCGCGCTGGTGCTCGGCGGGTTCGGCGTGGTGTTTCTCTGGGACGCGGCGACGTCGCTGGTGTGA
- a CDS encoding DUF5788 family protein: protein MKEFERKQLLERANKEGATIGASIPDEIEVQGDPVDLQKFVFEIKRRDTIPSGERERVDEAKKNLRRERVERLSKIEDNEVSYEEGEQLVESIIGIDRALNALDQLRPVDLEQEAQVQEAADQKRWMKFLNKALGRDGKNKGIRR from the coding sequence GTGAAAGAGTTCGAGCGGAAACAGCTCCTCGAACGGGCGAACAAGGAGGGAGCCACCATCGGGGCGTCCATCCCCGACGAGATAGAGGTGCAGGGCGACCCGGTCGACCTCCAGAAGTTCGTCTTCGAGATCAAGCGTCGCGACACCATCCCGTCGGGTGAGCGCGAGCGCGTCGACGAGGCGAAGAAGAACCTCCGGCGCGAGCGCGTCGAGCGGCTGTCGAAGATTGAGGACAACGAGGTGAGCTACGAGGAGGGCGAGCAGCTCGTCGAGAGCATCATCGGCATCGACCGGGCGTTGAACGCGCTCGACCAGCTCCGGCCGGTCGACCTCGAACAGGAGGCACAGGTGCAGGAGGCGGCCGACCAGAAGCGGTGGATGAAATTCCTGAACAAGGCACTCGGCCGCGACGGCAAGAACAAGGGCATCCGTCGATGA
- the polX gene encoding DNA polymerase/3'-5' exonuclease PolX, which translates to MSRNDEVATLLEEFADLLDAQRVEYKPRSYRRAAENIREYPKPIEQLAAEGQDEVEEISGVGDAISSKVVEYFETGTIGELEDLREELPVDMAGLTSVEGVGPKTVGDLYEALGITTLDELEAAAEAGEIQEIKGYGAKTEENILENIPFARQSRERELLGDARPLADGVLDYLRDVDAVDRADVAGSIRRWKETIGDVDVLVASESGEAVVDAFTEWPEADTTIEAGTSKASVRAGGIRVDLRVVVPDEFGSALQYFTGSKDHNVHLRNLAIDRDLKMNEYGIFDVSDVEDASDQRAGTRVGGKTEEEMYAALDLPLVSPELREDTGEIEAARDGDLPDLLALDDIRGDLHTHTDWSDGNNTIAEMVAGAAERGYDYHVVTDHATGPGMVGGVGLDDETLREQMDAVSEVAADADIAVLHGVEANIDDEGGVSVADDLLAELDLVVASPHSALGQDRETATDRIVRAIEHPSVDIIGHPTGRLINSRPGLELDYERVAEAAVEHGTALEVNANPHRLDLNDAGVRAAVEAGATIAVNTDAHRPETLDFTRYGVHTARRGWAEAADVLNTRDVDGLREFLH; encoded by the coding sequence ATGAGCCGGAACGACGAGGTCGCCACTCTCTTAGAGGAGTTCGCGGACCTGCTGGACGCCCAGCGCGTCGAGTACAAACCGCGCTCGTACCGCCGTGCAGCGGAGAACATCCGCGAGTATCCGAAGCCCATCGAGCAGTTGGCCGCCGAGGGACAGGACGAAGTCGAGGAGATCTCGGGCGTCGGCGACGCCATCTCCAGCAAGGTCGTCGAATACTTCGAGACCGGGACGATCGGAGAACTGGAGGACCTCCGCGAGGAACTCCCCGTCGACATGGCGGGGTTGACGAGCGTCGAAGGCGTCGGGCCGAAGACGGTCGGCGACCTCTACGAGGCACTGGGCATCACGACGCTCGACGAACTCGAAGCCGCCGCCGAGGCGGGCGAGATACAGGAGATCAAGGGCTACGGTGCGAAGACGGAGGAGAACATCCTCGAGAACATTCCCTTCGCCCGCCAATCCCGCGAGCGCGAACTCCTCGGCGACGCCCGGCCGCTGGCAGACGGCGTGCTCGACTATCTCCGAGACGTGGACGCCGTCGACCGCGCCGACGTCGCGGGCTCTATCCGCCGGTGGAAGGAGACCATCGGCGACGTGGACGTGCTCGTCGCCAGCGAGTCGGGTGAAGCGGTCGTCGACGCCTTCACCGAGTGGCCCGAGGCAGACACGACCATCGAGGCCGGGACGAGCAAGGCGAGCGTCCGAGCCGGGGGCATCAGGGTCGACCTCCGGGTCGTCGTCCCCGACGAGTTCGGCTCCGCGCTCCAGTATTTCACGGGGAGCAAGGACCACAACGTCCACCTTCGGAACCTCGCCATCGACCGCGACCTCAAGATGAACGAGTACGGTATCTTCGACGTCTCCGACGTGGAGGACGCGAGCGACCAGCGAGCGGGCACGCGGGTCGGCGGCAAGACAGAGGAGGAGATGTACGCCGCGTTGGACCTGCCGCTCGTCTCCCCGGAACTCCGCGAGGATACCGGCGAGATCGAAGCGGCCCGAGACGGCGATCTGCCGGACCTGCTCGCCCTCGACGACATCCGCGGCGACCTCCACACTCACACCGACTGGTCCGACGGCAACAACACCATCGCGGAGATGGTCGCCGGCGCGGCCGAGCGGGGCTACGACTACCACGTCGTCACCGACCACGCGACGGGACCGGGGATGGTCGGTGGCGTCGGGCTCGACGACGAGACGTTGCGCGAACAGATGGACGCCGTCAGCGAGGTCGCCGCCGACGCCGACATCGCCGTCTTACATGGCGTCGAAGCAAACATCGACGACGAGGGCGGCGTCTCCGTCGCCGACGACCTGCTCGCCGAGTTGGACCTCGTCGTCGCCTCGCCCCACAGCGCGCTCGGACAGGACCGCGAGACGGCGACCGACCGAATCGTCCGCGCCATCGAACATCCGTCGGTCGACATCATCGGCCATCCGACGGGGCGGCTCATCAACAGCCGTCCGGGTCTCGAACTGGATTACGAGCGCGTCGCCGAGGCGGCCGTCGAGCACGGGACGGCGTTGGAGGTCAACGCCAACCCCCACCGACTCGACCTCAACGACGCTGGCGTCCGCGCCGCGGTCGAAGCGGGGGCGACTATCGCGGTCAACACCGACGCCCACCGACCCGAGACGCTCGACTTCACGCGCTACGGCGTTCACACCGCCCGTCGCGGCTGGGCCGAGGCGGCCGACGTGCTGAACACCCGCGACGTCGACGGCCTGCGGGAGTTCCTGCACTGA
- a CDS encoding M48 family metallopeptidase, with amino-acid sequence MLLAAVEAFLRDWPYLTLLILLGVAAVCAGPSILARTVGVRRLSPAETETLAGYGVPVDDIRVLGARGATPTAFAVGVLPGHRHVCVTERLVETLTAAELAAVVTHERGHLRRYHVLPRIGLPVVFVVGWAAAVSAGVAGAFLGGLALVAPVTLASFGLSRWTEHDADAYVVRHGGGPALADALDRLVRDGHLHRDEAGLRRLLSRHPTLAERVTRLRGTTRSARPRRPRENSGD; translated from the coding sequence ATGCTCCTCGCGGCAGTCGAAGCCTTCCTCCGGGACTGGCCCTATCTGACGCTGCTCATCCTCCTCGGCGTCGCGGCCGTCTGCGCCGGGCCGTCGATTCTCGCGCGGACGGTGGGCGTCCGTCGACTCTCCCCGGCGGAGACCGAGACACTCGCGGGCTACGGCGTCCCCGTCGACGACATTCGCGTGCTCGGAGCCCGCGGTGCAACACCGACCGCCTTCGCCGTCGGCGTCCTCCCCGGCCACCGCCACGTCTGCGTGACCGAGCGACTCGTCGAAACGCTCACGGCCGCCGAACTCGCCGCCGTCGTCACCCACGAGCGCGGCCATCTCCGGCGATACCACGTCCTCCCGCGCATCGGTCTCCCGGTCGTCTTCGTCGTTGGCTGGGCCGCTGCCGTCAGTGCCGGGGTCGCGGGCGCGTTCCTCGGCGGTCTCGCGCTCGTCGCCCCCGTCACCCTCGCCTCGTTCGGTCTCTCGCGCTGGACCGAACACGATGCGGACGCCTACGTCGTCCGTCACGGCGGCGGGCCAGCACTCGCCGACGCGCTCGACCGACTCGTCCGCGACGGCCACCTGCACCGCGACGAAGCCGGACTTAGACGATTGCTCTCGCGCCATCCGACGCTCGCAGAGCGCGTGACCCGGTTACGTGGGACGACGCGGTCGGCACGGCCACGACGACCCCGCGAGAACTCGGGTGACTAA